The stretch of DNA GGGGTCAGAGGTCGGGTCTCTCCGGCTGGCTCCTCCGGCTGCCCTAGGGGACAGGTCCCTTTCCTGCCGCCCCACCTTCCAGAAGCGCCCCACCCCTGGCtcgcagcccctccctcccggctccGGACGCAGGGACAGCCCCGCATGGCTTCGctctgggccccccccccccgcctcccccgacCACGGTGGAGGACCCTGCGCTGACCTCAGGAGCACCGGATGGACAGTCCAGGCTCTGCTCCCGACAGGAAGGTCGGCTGATTGCGGTCTGAACTCCACCTGTGACCCTGGCTCCCCTTGGCCATAGAACCTACACACAGTCACAGGTCCAGGGTCAGGTGTGGACACTGGGGGGCAGCCTGTCTGTCCACGCACCATTAGCAccagccttcccctctctccccaaagTCCCTGGAAACACGcgctgtccccgccccccccccccgctgtctcccacccctctgcccctcccccaccccatctgcaGGGCTGTCCTGGGCTCAGCACAACCCCGTGTGCCTTGTCCATCATTGAGGACTCACTCAATTCAGCATTCTAGAATGTTCCTCCAGTTGTGGGACCGTGTCCCCGTTCCCTAGGACGCCATTCCCTGTGCCCACGACTTCCTGCTCAGGGAGATGGAAACGCGCATGCGTCTGGGGTCACCGAGCGGCACTGAGCTCAGAGAGCGCCCCCAGCCTGCCAGGTTGGGGCgctgccctgcacacaccccacGCCGACACCCCACGACCGGCCCAGTGTTGTGAAACGGGGGTTCCCCCGCACTCAGTGTTCCCATGGATGCTCGCGTTGCTCTCCCACAGCCACCCTAGGGGTCAGGCACGCGTTCCCCGACGGGGGACTGAGGCCTGGGCCGGGCCAGCGATGCCCCTGCGGCCCCGCAGCCAGGAGGCGCTAGAACACAGGCGGCCTCCGGGCGGCTGCTCTGCGGTGCGACGTGGGGGGATGCTCCCGGAACCCCGGGTCCTTTTGTAACAAAGTCCAGAAGCCGCAGGACGCTGTGAGTCTGGAGGTGTTTCCCCGAGTCCAGAGCCTGATGCGAGCACTCATGGTGGGTGCGTCCGGGTGACCGGGCCCCGCTTCGGCAGCCCCGCAGGACGGCTGGGGGACACCAGCACCCCACACGCAGTTCTCCAAGAGCCCACGGTGCGTGTCACCACGTTGTGGGGCAGGCGCCCGTCACTAATGCACCGGGGTCGCAGGCCCTTGGCGTCACGCCTGGGTCTGGGAGGAGCTTGGCTGCGATCCCAGGGTCTCAAGCCTGTGGCGCAGGCAAGCAGCAGCCTCCCAAGCCACAGAGCCTCAGGGTACCCCAGGCACGGCAGCCCCGGCCTGGCCTGGGGAGataaggggggaggggtggggggccgaAATCAAAAACACACCCGCTGGGCTTGGCAGCGGCAGCAGCCTCCCGCCCTGCCAGCCCCTGTCCCAGCGCCGCCTGTGCACTGCTGACAGACTCCaggccgcgccccccccccccccccccgccggggcGGTGCTGACTCAGGCCCCCCGGCAGGCCTGCCAGGCCCAAGAGAAGCCACGTCCCGGGGCTCCCCACATGGGCTGTCCCCTCCAGGCAGGAAGTGGTTTTACTTTCAGCCCGCTCTCTTACTCTAACTCGGGAGTTTCTCGGAAACCACGAGAAGATGCTCACTTATTTCTCCTCTGCCCAAACACACCAGAGACGGCCAACGCCCACGTCTTCAATGCACTCCAGCCTCTCACACTGCCATCCAGGCCCGGGACATGCCAGACAGCGGCTGCTCTGAGCGCACCACAGCCGCCGCCTCCCTCCCATGTGGGTTTGCTCTCCCGCCTCCACCTCCGTCTGAGCCGCGTGCTCACAGCCCGGAGCAGGGCCCCTCCCGCTGCTCTGCAGGCCTCTGAGGACCCCCTGGAAGGTCATCCCGAACCTCGAATTCTCCCAGTGCCTCGGACCTGAGGCCTCCTCCCTGGGCTGAGCCTGGGACCCCGATGTCAGCCTCTTTAGGGGACCTTGGAGCCTTGGCCGCCTTTCTGGCCCATCCTGTCTCTCCACCTCCCGTGCTCCCCTCTGTGCCCAACATGTGGCACCTTACGTCCTGGGCTTCAGCTGCTCCCGCCCTCCGTGTCCCCTCACTCTCCTGCCCCTCTTCAgtctggtctgaaggtcacttCCTCTAGGCGGCTGTCCTTGGCCCCCCAAGACAAGGACAAAGCCTGAAGCCATGGCACCCGaccttccctccctcacctctgcccAGGGTCTCTCTCCCCAAAGGCCCAGCCGCTGCAGGAGTCAGGCGCCTGGTTCAGCAGGCTACATTGTAACGAGACAAAGGTTGCAGCCAATGAGACAGGTTTTCAGTAGACTGCTGCTTTGATTTTCTTGCTGGCCTGCTGTGGTCAGGTCAGGGGCAGCAAAGAGTGACTGCAAATgagagcagggaaaggagcaGGCTGGGTGGAAAGGAAGTGGCGTGCACAGAGGCACCTGAAGGGCCAGAGGCGGGGAGACGCGACTCGGAAAGGGGCTGCACGTGGAAGGCCACAGGTCCTTCGGGCCACCTCTCGGCTACTCGTCACTGTCCACGGCCCTGCGGCTCCGATCTAACCATGCGCACTTCCGAGGACTGTGGCCTCAGCCGCCCTCCCCCAGGGCGGGTTGTCCTGGAGCCACACCTGCAGCAGCAGCGTCTCTGGCTTGGTGGACCTGCGCTCGGGTCCCACACTCGCCGGCACACTCCACAGATGGTTCCAGAACGCCTGGGGCTTTTTTACTCCTGGCCGTAGAACCGGCCTGAGAAGAGCGCAAGGTCTAGGGttgcggcggggcgggggctggggtgggggtggcggttGGATAAAGGAGACGATCAATGCAAAGCAAGTTCTCTGGGCTGGGAAGCCCAACGGGTTGGCTCTTAACGGGCCTCCCTGCAGAGATCACAGCCGCTGTCGCCACCTACTGGCCACGAGTGGAAGTGGCCTTTGGCCTTTGGCACACGGTCCAGCTGGCTGGCATCTGCGCCCAGGTAAAGAAGCCCAGACGCGGGGACTGAGGACTTCCCCCCAGAAAAGAGGCGAGATTCTGATCGACAAAGGAAATTCTCAGAGTAATATTTCAATAAGCATTTGAAAACTCCGAgtcctttcaggaaaaaaatgtccccTAAAAACACAGCATCGCAGAGAACAGGCGCCCCGGGGCACCCCGCCCCACACGCCGGCACCGTTGACACCTCCGTGGGCGCCTCACGCTTCACACTCCCAGCCCCCGAGGAGAGCGGCGGCGCGGGCTCgctcaaccccccaccccccaccccagcgcgCGTTTCAGGCGTGGCCCTGTGCCGCCCCCACAAGCAGAGCCCGCGGCGTCTGCTCCCCCAGCGCGGGCCCTTCCGGTGCCTTCTCTCCCGCTCCACTCAGGGTTGCCCGCCTTAGCCATGACAACACCGGACTCTGGTTAAATCAGCGTCTCAGATTCtaaagagacttttttttctttttcagtcatgTCTGTATGCCTACAATACTTAGGATGTATTTATAGTTAAAAAGTTatttgctctgccctggctggtgcagctcagtggattgagcactggcctgtgaaccaaagcatcgagggttccagtcccagtcaaggcacaggcctgggttgtgggccagatccccagtagggggcgcgcgagaggcaaccacacactgatatttctgtccctctctttctccctcccttcccctctgtctaaaataaataaataaagtctttttaaaacttatgtgttctttctggggtggggggcagccctggATGGGGGCTGTGGCGGGGCGCGGGGACCCGGTGCAGTGGCTGCGGTGCTAACCGGAAACTGCCAAACTTCCCGTGGAAGCGAAGCAGGGTTTCGTAAGAACAGGacggagggagaagagaaaacctACGGCGGCTGTGCAGGCCCTGATGTGGTCAAGTTGGTATCTCCGGTTGGTCGTGAATTTACTGTGAAGAAGGAACGTGCACTAACCTCAGGAACAATAAAAGCCACGTTGAGCGGCCCAGGTCAGTTTGCCGAGAACGAAACCAGTGAAGCCCATGTTGGAGAGGCCCCTCACAGGTGCTCGCGGAAGTGTGCACGTGCTTGACGTGCAGGGTTCGCTGCACCAGCAGCTCCCCGGAGACGCCGCAG from Phyllostomus discolor isolate MPI-MPIP mPhyDis1 chromosome 1, mPhyDis1.pri.v3, whole genome shotgun sequence encodes:
- the LOC118498797 gene encoding LOW QUALITY PROTEIN: uncharacterized protein LOC118498797 (The sequence of the model RefSeq protein was modified relative to this genomic sequence to represent the inferred CDS: inserted 1 base in 1 codon), producing the protein MFKGVFKGAFKEALSEPEYSRELSCSCVTHDSEGSLDVRQWQMPLNVLSETSQKAGHRRLSPHHTPQPSAPQPESADPVGAEITAAVATYWPRVEVAFGLWHTVQLAGICAQAALDGGCGGARGPGAVAAVLTGNCQTSRGSEAGFRKNRTEGEEKTYGGCAGPDVVKLVSPVGREFTVKKERALTSGTIKATLSGPGQFAENETSEAHVGEXPSQVLAEVCTCLTCRVRCTSSSPETPQCPAAPGIALGLLTAANIQDC